CTCGATCTGGATGGAAAAAAAGAAATCGCCGCCTTCGATGCCGATAAAACCACTCTGTTCATCTGGGAATCGCATGGCAACGGCGACAATAAATATGATCTGATCTGGAAACGGGTGATGGCCGGCGGATCCGAAAGAAGCATCTTCAGCGGCGATCTGGATAACGATGGAAACCCGGAATTGATTGTGATCCATGAGGCGGAGACAGGCGATCCCGGACTGAAAGTGTTCGAGTGGGATGGCACGGATAATGGAATCCCACAGATTCCGACCGCGATGTATGATCCGCCACGTAACCAGAACAATAGCCTGGAACTGGAAAATACCAGTAGGCTGCTTAATATGGATTCCGATCCTGAGCCCGAGTTTGTCCTCACCTATCGCGGACAGAACGGATTGTATCTGGCGATCCTTTCGCTGGAAAACCAGACTTTCCAGAATCCCTCCTGGAAAGTCGAGTTTCAAGAACGATCAACAGAAGGCGCGGCGTTCACTGATCGCATTCACGGCGCCGGCGTCGGCGACATCAACAATGACGGCGCTATGGACGTGCTCTGTTCCAGTGAAGGGGAACCGGGTTCCTTTTATGTGTTTACCAACACCGGCGAGGATACATATAAAAAAGTTCGCCGCTGGGCTCCAACCGAACTGCCGGCAATCTATTCCGGATGCCAGTCGACCATTCTCATCACCGACATCAACCAGGACGGCCGCAACGAAGGGTTTATCTTCGGACAGGATGGGTTTATTTACGTCATCCATGACGTCACCGACCTGACCACTCTATTTGACGCGGATCATTTCATCGATCTGGTGTTCTTGTTCGAGGATGCCAACTTTCGCGGCGGCCAGGTTGGAGACCTGGACGGAGACGGGTATCCGGATCTCTATGCAGCGGGCAACGCTTCCAACACCATCGTGGATCTGGAATGGTTGAACAGCACAGGGGATAATGACGTGACTAATCCCGATAATTACGGGTATTATGTCATTTACAAAGATGAGACGGACAAGCTGGAATACACCACCTGCGCCATCGGCGACCTCGACGGCGATGGAATGAATCATGGAGACCTGGTGGCGAGCATTAGTCCGGCGGTGAGCACCGACGCAGGCATTTTTCTATTCGAATATGATCCGGTTACAGAAGTCAACGCCATTCCGATTACGATCCCCGAAGTCATGCCGGAGGATTTCGCCCTGCAACAAAATTATCCCAACCCGTTCAATCCGCAGACCATGATTGTCTACGATCTGCCCAAGGGTTCATACGTCGATCTGTCCATTTTCAATCTTCAGGGTCAAAAAGTAGCAACCTTGGTTCAGGAACATCAGGGGATTGGTCGCTATCGCGTCGCCTGGTCCGGCAAGGATGACCAGGGTCAAAATGTAGCCGCTGGAGTGTATTTGTACTGTCTAACGGCCGGGCGGACGGTGTTGTCGAAAAAGATGATCTTTATGCCCTAGTGGGAAACATTTTTCACGCGTCCACTGCATTCCCATGTTTTTCCCGGCACGGTTCCAAGCTGCGAAGTGGCTGGACGTATTGACCCGCCATTCGCTGATCAGGGGAAAAAAGAGTTGAAATTTAAAGTGGTCAGCCCTGCATACGCGGCAAAGGGCAGCAGGGCTGCAGCCACTTGCGGATGGTTTTCACAATAAGACTCTATCTGCGCCGTACTCATCACCATGAACGCGGTGGAGAGCGCGTCGCTGGCGGCAGCATCCGGTGCGATGGCCCAGGCGGCCGAATGAATGTGAGCCGGCCGACCATGCACCGGATCGATGATATGACTGCACTTTTGCAGTCCAGAGCCGGAAATGGCCAGGTCTTTCAGCGCCAATCTGCGCAAGATGCGCGCATGGTCCAGCGGATGGCTGATGGTAACCTGCCAGCCCTCTTTACCGCCCCGGGCATAGACCGAACTGGCGCCCCCGTGTATCAATGCCGTATCTATCCCCCATTCAGACAGCACCTCTGCCATTTTATCCACCGCATATCCTTTGCCAAAGGCGCCGAGATCAATCTGCAGTCCTGCCACCTCTTTGGTGACAGCCAATTTCGCTTCATCGAAAAAGAGATGGTGCAATCCGGTTTTACGGCCCGCCTCTTTAATCTCCATCGGCGACGGATGGCGCAGGGATTTGTCTGCAT
The sequence above is a segment of the bacterium genome. Coding sequences within it:
- a CDS encoding T9SS type A sorting domain-containing protein, whose protein sequence is MNKVRLLLAAAILIITAVPLSAQIDKPNEKFQRVWDGGTGWGKTISRAWEVEAGWDLDLDGKKEIAAFDADKTTLFIWESHGNGDNKYDLIWKRVMAGGSERSIFSGDLDNDGNPELIVIHEAETGDPGLKVFEWDGTDNGIPQIPTAMYDPPRNQNNSLELENTSRLLNMDSDPEPEFVLTYRGQNGLYLAILSLENQTFQNPSWKVEFQERSTEGAAFTDRIHGAGVGDINNDGAMDVLCSSEGEPGSFYVFTNTGEDTYKKVRRWAPTELPAIYSGCQSTILITDINQDGRNEGFIFGQDGFIYVIHDVTDLTTLFDADHFIDLVFLFEDANFRGGQVGDLDGDGYPDLYAAGNASNTIVDLEWLNSTGDNDVTNPDNYGYYVIYKDETDKLEYTTCAIGDLDGDGMNHGDLVASISPAVSTDAGIFLFEYDPVTEVNAIPITIPEVMPEDFALQQNYPNPFNPQTMIVYDLPKGSYVDLSIFNLQGQKVATLVQEHQGIGRYRVAWSGKDDQGQNVAAGVYLYCLTAGRTVLSKKMIFMP
- a CDS encoding FAD:protein FMN transferase encodes the protein MRFSHLAMATQFEIYIVDADAAYAGQASQAAFAELDRLENELSRFLPNSDISRINHMQPGQQLVIGPDAMACLKASFRHYLETEGAFDITVGALYECWLHADKSLRHPSPMEIKEAGRKTGLHHLFFDEAKLAVTKEVAGLQIDLGAFGKGYAVDKMAEVLSEWGIDTALIHGGASSVYARGGKEGWQVTISHPLDHARILRRLALKDLAISGSGLQKCSHIIDPVHGRPAHIHSAAWAIAPDAAASDALSTAFMVMSTAQIESYCENHPQVAAALLPFAAYAGLTTLNFNSFFP